One genomic window of Candidatus Kuenenia stuttgartiensis includes the following:
- the lysS gene encoding lysine--tRNA ligase translates to MEKYEQERFTKLQKLRDKGVDPFGGRYDNVQSIQTILEGFAPDRDDIKAKAAGRIMTMRPHGKTVFLDIRDRTGKIQVYIKRDKVGEDTFEISHLLDLGDILGVEGTLFKTRTGEITIFADNITLLSKSLLNPPEKWHGLKDIELRHRQRYVDLFTNQDVMQTFLKRIQIINHIRAFLNERDFVEVETPMMQPIPGGAVARPFITHHNALDIDLYLRIAPELYLKRLLVGGMERVYEINRNFRNEGISTRHNPEFTMMELYQAYSDYNGMMELTEELITSLAMKIQGKYELSFGEITVNMTPPWRRATFCELLKEHSGISYDDEEGLIRKSKESGLETNGISRDNIANTLFEELVEKTLVNPTFVLDYPTSICPLTKTCAHDPRFAQRFELYIASMEVANSYSELNDSIEQDRRLHEQIGTETDITGKIDEDFLTALKYGMPPAGGLGIGIDRLIMLLTNNVSIREVILFPLLKPKQ, encoded by the coding sequence ATGGAAAAATATGAACAGGAACGTTTTACAAAGCTGCAGAAATTGAGGGATAAAGGCGTCGATCCGTTTGGCGGACGATACGACAACGTACAATCAATACAAACGATCCTTGAGGGTTTCGCGCCTGACCGTGATGATATTAAGGCTAAGGCTGCCGGCCGCATCATGACGATGCGGCCACACGGGAAAACGGTATTTTTGGATATACGTGACCGTACGGGCAAAATACAGGTGTATATAAAGCGCGATAAAGTAGGAGAAGATACATTCGAAATCTCCCATTTACTCGACCTTGGTGATATTTTAGGCGTAGAAGGCACTCTTTTCAAAACGAGAACGGGAGAAATTACGATCTTTGCGGACAATATCACCCTCTTATCAAAATCACTGCTTAACCCCCCTGAAAAATGGCACGGGCTGAAAGATATTGAACTCAGACACAGACAGCGGTATGTTGATTTGTTTACAAATCAGGATGTTATGCAAACATTTTTAAAACGCATACAGATTATCAATCACATACGCGCATTTTTGAATGAGAGGGATTTTGTGGAAGTGGAAACACCCATGATGCAACCAATACCCGGCGGAGCGGTGGCAAGGCCCTTTATTACCCACCATAATGCCCTGGATATTGATTTGTATTTAAGAATCGCACCTGAACTGTATTTGAAAAGACTGCTGGTGGGCGGCATGGAAAGGGTATATGAAATTAACCGCAATTTCAGAAATGAAGGCATTTCCACACGCCACAACCCTGAATTCACAATGATGGAATTATACCAGGCATACAGTGACTATAACGGCATGATGGAATTGACGGAAGAGCTGATCACCTCGCTGGCAATGAAAATACAGGGGAAATATGAACTCTCCTTCGGCGAAATAACGGTCAATATGACGCCCCCATGGCGACGCGCTACTTTCTGTGAACTTCTGAAAGAACACAGCGGCATATCATACGACGATGAAGAAGGGTTAATAAGAAAATCAAAGGAATCAGGCTTAGAGACAAACGGTATCAGCAGGGACAACATCGCCAATACCCTTTTTGAGGAACTGGTTGAAAAAACGCTGGTAAACCCCACCTTTGTGCTGGATTATCCCACTTCAATCTGCCCTTTGACAAAAACGTGTGCGCACGACCCTCGTTTTGCCCAAAGGTTTGAATTGTACATCGCATCTATGGAAGTGGCAAATTCCTATTCGGAACTTAATGATTCGATAGAACAGGACAGAAGACTTCATGAACAAATTGGCACAGAAACAGATATTACCGGAAAGATTGATGAAGATTTTTTAACCGCCCTTAAATACGGAATGCCACCGGCAGGCGGTCTTGGGATAGGCATCGACAGGCTTATTATGCTGCTCACCAATAACGTTTCCATCAGAGAAGTTATCTTGTTTCCGCTGCTAAAACCGAAGCAATAG
- a CDS encoding transposase family protein, giving the protein MYDRKNRRVRDLSSGNRRVYLELEIRRVFCICCNKAKQEKLKFLADNPFYTKRFAFYVGKRCSTQAIKYAAAELHLDWKTVKELEKQYMREKLRRAGNPGGCIHDFLQKNNQ; this is encoded by the coding sequence ATCTATGACCGCAAGAATAGGCGAGTGCGTGATCTTTCCAGCGGCAACAGGCGTGTATACCTTGAACTTGAGATTCGTCGGGTTTTCTGTATTTGCTGCAACAAGGCGAAGCAAGAGAAGCTGAAGTTCCTTGCGGATAATCCTTTCTACACCAAGCGCTTTGCCTTCTATGTCGGCAAGAGATGCAGTACCCAGGCGATTAAATACGCTGCCGCAGAATTGCACCTGGACTGGAAAACTGTCAAGGAACTCGAAAAGCAGTACATGCGGGAGAAACTCCGCCGTGCCGGGAATCCAGGTGGGTGCATTCACGATTTTTTGCAAAAAAACAATCAGTAG
- a CDS encoding IS4-like element ISCku3 family transposase → MMREDWDLLRTFFPNDWKSLAVDTNALKGLRKDKSEEKLLRTLLIHLGCGYSLRETVVRAKRANLADLSDVALLKRLKKSKEWLYKLCLSLFRERGLQINKRNNFHLRLFDATTVKEPGKTGSLWRIHYSIEVPSLSCDFFKLTGTEGEGTGESFRQFPMKKDDYIIADRGYCTGQGIHHATRKGAYLSVRVNSQSLRIFGEEKKPFPLLKEIQYLKRPLAIKSWNVFIPNVDNTEYVKGRLCIIHKTEEAIKIAHKKLKRHASKKGIELKPETLIYAKYVIVFTTFPENQFTAFDILEWYRVRWQIELVFKRFKQIAQFGHLPKYDDDSSKAWLYGKLFVALLTEKLIDFATSFSPWGYFIVKQED, encoded by the coding sequence ATGATGAGAGAAGATTGGGATCTTCTAAGAACTTTCTTCCCAAACGATTGGAAAAGTTTAGCCGTTGATACAAATGCTTTAAAAGGCTTGCGCAAGGATAAATCTGAAGAAAAGCTTCTTCGAACATTATTAATTCATTTAGGATGTGGCTATTCATTGCGTGAAACAGTAGTTCGAGCCAAGCGTGCTAACTTAGCAGATTTATCCGATGTTGCCTTATTAAAGCGATTAAAAAAGAGCAAAGAATGGCTATATAAATTATGTTTATCTTTATTCCGTGAGCGTGGCCTCCAAATTAATAAACGGAATAATTTTCATCTTCGCTTATTTGATGCAACAACAGTAAAGGAACCTGGGAAAACAGGAAGTCTTTGGCGCATTCATTATAGTATTGAGGTTCCTTCATTATCTTGCGATTTCTTTAAACTTACGGGAACTGAAGGAGAAGGCACAGGAGAATCTTTTCGGCAGTTTCCGATGAAAAAAGATGATTATATTATAGCTGACAGAGGTTACTGTACTGGCCAAGGAATTCATCATGCAACAAGGAAAGGCGCTTATCTTAGCGTTAGAGTTAATTCGCAATCTCTACGGATATTCGGCGAAGAAAAGAAACCCTTTCCTTTATTGAAAGAAATCCAATATTTAAAAAGACCCCTTGCTATAAAATCATGGAACGTTTTTATTCCAAACGTTGATAATACTGAATATGTCAAAGGTCGTCTTTGTATAATACACAAAACAGAAGAAGCCATTAAAATAGCTCATAAAAAACTTAAAAGACATGCAAGCAAAAAGGGCATTGAACTAAAACCGGAGACCCTTATTTATGCCAAGTACGTAATAGTATTCACAACGTTTCCTGAAAATCAATTTACCGCTTTTGATATCTTAGAATGGTATCGAGTTCGATGGCAAATTGAACTGGTCTTTAAAAGATTTAAACAAATAGCACAATTTGGACACTTACCTAAATACGATGATGATAGCTCAAAAGCTTGGCTTTATGGCAAACTATTCGTTGCTCTTTTGACAGAAAAACTAATAGATTTTGCTACGTCTTTTTCCCCCTGGGGATACTTCATTGTCAAGCAAGAAGACTAA
- a CDS encoding ISL3 family transposase, producing the protein MFAIQYLSTNRHVRIFTKNRECTLNNPGPKVIGIDEISIRKGHRYRIIVSDLERKRVIWFGGKDRSEDSMNLFCEELGLQKIREIRLAVMDMWKAFENSIRHHAPQAATLYDKSHVMKHLHEELDKVRKSEYARLTGKDRKFIKGQKYTRLSHRENLTTDGRKALKILLTANRRLNTAYIIKETFGQLWSYTSEAWARKFFDNWKTSIKWQRLKPYEKFAELVERHWDGIAAFCKPENKVSLGFVEGLNNKIRVIQRRAYSLRDEEYLLLKILTCMLPDI; encoded by the coding sequence ATGTTTGCGATACAATACCTGTCAACCAACAGGCATGTGCGAATATTTACAAAAAATCGGGAATGCACCCTGAACAATCCTGGTCCAAAGGTAATCGGTATTGATGAAATTTCTATTCGTAAAGGTCACCGTTACCGTATCATAGTAAGCGACCTTGAGAGGAAGCGGGTGATTTGGTTTGGCGGCAAAGACCGTTCAGAAGATAGCATGAATCTATTCTGTGAAGAACTGGGGCTTCAAAAAATCAGGGAAATACGGCTTGCAGTTATGGACATGTGGAAGGCTTTTGAAAACTCCATCCGCCATCATGCACCGCAAGCTGCCACACTCTACGATAAGTCTCATGTCATGAAGCATCTGCACGAGGAATTAGACAAAGTGAGAAAGAGCGAATATGCCAGACTGACTGGCAAAGACCGTAAGTTTATTAAAGGCCAGAAATACACGCGGCTCTCCCATCGTGAGAATCTCACGACTGACGGGAGAAAAGCATTAAAGATACTTCTGACTGCCAACAGGCGGCTGAACACTGCCTATATCATCAAAGAGACATTCGGGCAGTTATGGAGCTATACGTCAGAGGCCTGGGCCAGAAAGTTTTTTGATAACTGGAAGACCTCGATAAAGTGGCAACGGCTTAAACCATATGAGAAGTTTGCAGAACTGGTCGAACGCCACTGGGATGGCATTGCCGCCTTCTGCAAACCAGAGAATAAGGTTTCGCTCGGATTTGTCGAAGGTCTGAATAACAAAATCAGGGTAATTCAACGTCGGGCTTATAGCCTACGAGATGAAGAATATCTCCTGCTCAAAATCTTGACCTGCATGCTCCCTGATATCTAA
- a CDS encoding Tex family protein — MDLDTNTNKTAQELSLSAKQVSAVIALLDEGNTVPFIARYRKEMTGSLDEVAILAIRDRITQLRELDKRRETILNSLTKQEKRTPELEKAVKEAETLTALEDIYLPYKPKRKTRATAAREKGLEPFAKLIFEQKEFDVRAEAASYIDAEKGVTTEEEALQGARDIIAEWVNEDADTRKAMRELFLKEGILTSEVIKGKEEDAQKYKDYFEWKEPVASVPSHRMLAMRRGEKEQFLLLSIAPPQEMAIDLLKRKYLVSKNEISAQVELALTDAYKRLLSLSMETEIRLNAKKEADEEAIQVFAKNLRQLLLASPLGQKNILAIDPGFRTGCKVVCLDRQGKLLHNETIFPHEPQKKIAESASALQNLCKKFAIEAIAIGNGTAGRETERFVKGIDLPGGIITVMVNESGASIYSASDIAREEFPDYDITVRGAVSIGRRLSDPLSELVKIEPKSIGVGQYQHDVDQTALRQSLDDVVMSCVNSVGVELNTASSELLSYVSGLGQQLAKKIVEYRNEHGPFRSRRELVEVPRLGDKAFEQAAGFLRIRNGENLLDASAVHPESYYIVEKMAENLNCGVEDLMKNPALRNKIDLKKYVTEETGLPTLNDILSELDKPGRDPREKFEAFSFQDDINAVEDLETGMTLPGIVTNITNFGAFVDIGVHQDGLVHISNMADKYVKNPADVVSVHQKVMVTVIEVDIGRKRISLSMKSDPFGKERK, encoded by the coding sequence ATGGATTTGGATACAAACACAAACAAAACGGCGCAGGAACTTTCTCTTTCTGCAAAGCAGGTAAGCGCAGTAATAGCCCTTTTGGATGAGGGGAATACGGTGCCTTTTATTGCGAGGTACCGGAAAGAAATGACCGGTAGCCTGGATGAGGTGGCGATATTGGCAATAAGAGACAGGATAACCCAATTGCGTGAACTGGATAAACGAAGAGAAACTATTTTAAATTCATTGACAAAGCAGGAAAAACGCACACCTGAATTAGAAAAGGCGGTGAAAGAAGCAGAAACCCTAACGGCGCTTGAGGATATTTATCTGCCTTACAAGCCAAAGAGGAAAACGAGAGCAACTGCCGCAAGGGAAAAAGGGCTGGAACCATTCGCGAAACTGATTTTTGAACAGAAAGAGTTTGATGTGCGTGCCGAAGCTGCCAGTTATATTGATGCGGAGAAGGGGGTAACGACAGAAGAAGAAGCATTGCAGGGAGCCAGAGACATCATTGCCGAATGGGTCAATGAGGATGCGGATACCCGAAAGGCAATGAGGGAACTGTTCCTTAAGGAAGGTATTCTTACCTCAGAAGTGATAAAAGGAAAAGAAGAGGATGCGCAAAAATATAAGGATTATTTTGAGTGGAAGGAACCTGTCGCTTCCGTTCCTTCACACAGGATGCTTGCCATGCGCAGGGGAGAAAAAGAGCAGTTTCTCTTGCTGAGCATAGCGCCCCCGCAAGAGATGGCAATCGATCTTTTAAAACGCAAATACCTTGTTTCGAAAAACGAGATATCGGCACAGGTAGAACTAGCCCTAACGGATGCGTACAAAAGGTTGCTGAGCCTCAGCATGGAAACCGAGATACGGCTGAACGCCAAGAAGGAAGCAGATGAAGAGGCGATACAGGTGTTTGCAAAAAATCTCAGACAATTATTACTGGCATCCCCGCTGGGACAGAAAAACATCCTCGCCATAGACCCCGGTTTCCGCACCGGATGCAAGGTGGTATGTCTGGATAGACAGGGCAAGCTGCTCCATAATGAAACAATCTTTCCGCATGAGCCGCAAAAGAAGATTGCTGAATCGGCTTCAGCGCTGCAAAACCTTTGCAAAAAATTTGCGATTGAAGCAATCGCGATAGGAAACGGCACGGCGGGTAGAGAAACGGAACGTTTTGTAAAAGGCATAGATTTGCCCGGCGGTATTATTACCGTGATGGTAAATGAAAGCGGGGCGTCCATATATTCTGCCAGCGATATTGCCAGGGAGGAATTCCCTGATTATGATATAACCGTTCGCGGTGCGGTATCCATTGGCAGAAGGCTGTCTGACCCCTTGTCAGAATTGGTAAAAATAGAGCCCAAATCCATTGGTGTGGGACAGTATCAGCACGATGTTGACCAAACGGCTCTCCGGCAGTCACTCGATGATGTAGTGATGAGCTGCGTGAATTCTGTGGGTGTGGAACTGAATACGGCAAGCAGTGAATTGCTTTCATATGTTTCCGGACTCGGACAGCAACTGGCAAAAAAGATTGTTGAATACAGAAACGAACATGGACCCTTCCGTAGCAGGAGGGAACTGGTTGAAGTGCCGAGGCTAGGTGATAAGGCGTTTGAACAGGCGGCAGGGTTCCTGAGGATAAGGAACGGCGAAAATCTTCTGGACGCCAGCGCAGTGCATCCGGAAAGTTATTATATTGTTGAAAAAATGGCGGAAAATTTGAATTGCGGCGTAGAAGATCTCATGAAAAACCCTGCGCTTCGCAACAAAATCGACCTGAAGAAATACGTGACTGAAGAAACAGGTCTGCCAACGCTCAATGATATTCTCAGTGAGTTGGATAAACCAGGACGTGACCCAAGGGAAAAGTTCGAGGCTTTTTCTTTTCAGGATGACATTAATGCAGTAGAAGATCTGGAAACAGGGATGACATTACCGGGGATTGTCACAAATATTACCAATTTTGGGGCATTTGTAGATATAGGGGTTCATCAGGACGGGCTGGTGCACATCAGCAATATGGCGGATAAATATGTTAAAAACCCTGCAGACGTTGTCAGCGTTCATCAAAAAGTAATGGTGACAGTAATCGAGGTGGATATTGGAAGAAAGCGGATCTCGCTTTCAATGAAGAGTGACCCGTTCGGGAAAGAAAGAAAATAA
- a CDS encoding N-acyl-D-amino-acid deacylase family protein, producing MDLDLIIEKGLLIDGTGMPGKKMDVGIKGNKIEVIDDHISCNTCTRIDAEGMIVAPGFIDIHSHSDFLWLACRESESKILDGVTTEVCGNCGLSAFPLRGKLLERRRQGLSKYGIVPSWRSAQGFFDVAEGINSSVNRAFLVGHGNIRACALGYDGRAATKDELSVMCKYLEEAMKAGAFGMSSGLVYPPGCYAEFDELVTMCNRVKEYGGLYATHIRNEGDDLENAIAEAIKVAEETGVNVQISHIKTMGQENWHKLEKVKALIAYAINEGVNVTCDRYPYTAAATDLDVILPAWVYDGGTEDQIQRLRDRAVRKRIAGEMSKTDESPFWSDIVISSVSTQKNRWMVGKSIAEIAAIQKKPPLEEVLDLLIEEDTRVDIFLFNMSEKNLESILSWDFVCVGSDSSTRSGEGVLADGNPHPRSYGTFSRVLGTFYREKKLFSIEEAIWKMTGIPAQKVGLDRRGFIKEGYFADITIFNPETITDKSTFANPHQYSVGVEYVIVNGNVTVQKGKHSGIKNGKILRKTS from the coding sequence ATGGATCTTGATTTGATAATAGAAAAAGGTTTATTGATAGACGGTACCGGAATGCCTGGTAAAAAAATGGACGTTGGTATAAAGGGAAATAAGATTGAAGTAATAGATGATCATATTTCCTGTAATACCTGCACACGAATTGATGCAGAGGGGATGATCGTTGCTCCGGGATTCATTGACATTCACTCTCATAGCGATTTTCTGTGGCTTGCGTGCCGGGAAAGTGAAAGCAAAATACTGGACGGCGTCACTACGGAGGTTTGTGGCAATTGTGGGTTGTCTGCTTTTCCGTTGCGGGGAAAATTATTGGAACGGCGCAGGCAAGGATTGTCAAAATACGGCATCGTTCCCTCATGGCGTTCTGCCCAAGGGTTTTTTGATGTTGCGGAAGGGATAAATAGTTCCGTCAACAGGGCTTTTCTTGTGGGCCATGGGAATATCAGAGCGTGTGCTTTAGGATATGATGGCAGGGCTGCCACTAAGGATGAATTATCGGTAATGTGCAAGTACCTGGAAGAAGCTATGAAAGCCGGCGCTTTTGGCATGTCCAGCGGCCTGGTCTATCCGCCGGGCTGTTATGCGGAATTTGATGAACTGGTAACAATGTGCAATAGAGTGAAAGAATATGGCGGACTCTATGCCACCCATATACGAAATGAAGGCGATGACCTGGAAAATGCCATTGCTGAAGCGATAAAGGTGGCGGAAGAGACCGGCGTTAATGTGCAGATATCGCATATTAAGACAATGGGACAGGAAAATTGGCACAAATTGGAGAAGGTAAAGGCATTGATAGCGTATGCAATAAACGAAGGGGTGAATGTTACCTGTGATCGCTATCCCTATACAGCAGCAGCGACGGACCTCGATGTCATTTTGCCTGCCTGGGTATACGATGGAGGCACAGAAGATCAAATACAAAGATTAAGAGACCGTGCGGTAAGAAAGCGCATTGCTGGAGAGATGTCAAAAACTGATGAGTCTCCATTTTGGTCAGATATAGTGATTTCATCTGTTTCTACTCAGAAAAACAGGTGGATGGTGGGGAAATCTATTGCAGAAATTGCTGCGATACAGAAGAAGCCTCCGCTGGAGGAGGTGTTAGATCTTCTGATAGAAGAGGATACCAGGGTGGATATTTTTTTGTTTAATATGTCTGAAAAAAATCTGGAAAGCATATTGAGTTGGGATTTTGTATGCGTGGGTTCCGATAGTTCCACCCGCTCCGGCGAGGGTGTACTTGCTGATGGCAACCCTCATCCGCGAAGTTATGGGACGTTTTCCAGGGTATTGGGGACATTTTACAGAGAAAAAAAGCTTTTTTCGATAGAAGAGGCGATCTGGAAAATGACGGGTATCCCGGCTCAAAAGGTGGGATTAGACCGGCGGGGTTTCATAAAAGAAGGATATTTTGCCGACATAACAATCTTTAATCCGGAAACAATTACTGACAAGAGTACCTTTGCAAACCCTCATCAATATTCGGTTGGAGTTGAATATGTAATTGTAAATGGAAACGTTACCGTGCAGAAGGGTAAACACTCCGGCATTAAAAACGGTAAAATTTTGCGGAAAACATCGTGA
- the rpoN gene encoding RNA polymerase factor sigma-54: MQSSLLPQLQQKMKLSPQIIQSIEILQLPLLALAERIQQELLDNPVLEEVVEQPKEDSPVSEDSSIAGENAAQTEWDDAKKAEVDRHNEMAEDWNEYYSKTTIRKSALSDERDQKQEALENTATKPMSLHDYLLGQLSLMEVPEHLYEACENIIYSVDTSGYLSGSLEEIVSSFEKPVSLADAEKALEIVQTLEPPGIGARNLQECLLLQLDNRDPNYHITKDLLQNYLLEIESRKYPAIAKKTGYSLETIKKQVEFIRTLNPKPGSVFNDETIPYVVPEVKVEQIDGEYEVFLIDNANIPHLHISSFYRKSLSESNIDSSTRQYIQKKIESAKWLVDAIEQRRSTLYKVACKIVSMQKGFLDEGVHRLRTLKMQDVADIVGVHVSTVSRAIAHKYIQTPQGVFEMKFFFTGGFQNADGNMESWESIRQKLIEIIAKEDKSNPLSDEEVADKLGASGVDIARRTVTKYRRILKIPSSRQRKAY, from the coding sequence ATGCAGTCTTCTTTATTGCCGCAACTCCAGCAAAAGATGAAGTTGTCTCCCCAGATAATTCAGTCTATAGAAATACTCCAGCTTCCGTTATTGGCCCTGGCAGAGCGCATACAGCAAGAGCTGCTGGATAACCCGGTTCTTGAGGAGGTGGTTGAACAACCTAAAGAAGATAGCCCTGTCTCAGAAGACAGCTCAATTGCCGGAGAAAATGCTGCTCAAACCGAATGGGATGACGCCAAAAAGGCAGAGGTTGACCGGCATAATGAGATGGCGGAAGATTGGAATGAATATTATTCGAAGACGACAATCCGGAAGAGTGCCCTTTCTGATGAACGCGATCAGAAACAAGAGGCATTGGAAAATACTGCCACCAAACCAATGTCGCTTCATGATTACCTGCTGGGGCAGTTATCGCTTATGGAAGTTCCTGAACATCTTTATGAAGCATGTGAGAACATTATTTATTCTGTTGATACCTCCGGGTATTTATCAGGTTCGTTAGAAGAAATAGTTTCATCTTTTGAAAAACCTGTTTCTTTGGCGGATGCTGAAAAGGCGTTAGAAATTGTACAGACATTGGAACCGCCTGGTATCGGTGCGAGAAATTTACAGGAATGTTTACTGTTACAGTTAGACAATCGTGACCCGAATTACCACATAACAAAGGATCTTCTGCAAAATTATTTATTAGAAATCGAATCAAGAAAATATCCTGCCATAGCAAAGAAAACAGGATATAGCCTTGAAACTATAAAAAAACAGGTAGAATTTATTCGTACACTAAACCCAAAACCCGGTTCCGTATTTAACGATGAAACAATTCCGTATGTGGTCCCTGAAGTGAAGGTAGAACAAATTGACGGGGAATATGAGGTGTTTTTGATTGATAATGCTAATATACCACATTTGCATATTAGCTCCTTTTATAGAAAATCCTTGAGTGAAAGCAATATTGATAGTTCAACGCGCCAGTATATACAGAAGAAGATTGAATCTGCTAAATGGCTGGTTGATGCCATAGAGCAACGGAGGAGTACATTATATAAAGTAGCATGCAAAATTGTAAGCATGCAAAAGGGCTTTTTAGATGAAGGAGTTCACCGCCTGCGAACATTGAAGATGCAGGACGTTGCCGATATTGTTGGCGTCCATGTTTCAACGGTGAGCCGTGCAATTGCCCATAAATATATCCAAACCCCGCAGGGCGTTTTTGAAATGAAATTTTTCTTCACAGGAGGTTTTCAGAATGCCGACGGTAATATGGAATCATGGGAATCTATCCGGCAGAAACTTATTGAAATTATTGCAAAAGAAGATAAATCAAACCCATTGAGCGATGAAGAGGTTGCAGATAAATTAGGCGCCTCAGGGGTAGACATAGCCAGGAGAACGGTCACCAAATACCGCCGTATTCTGAAAATACCCTCGTCAAGACAGCGAAAAGCATATTAG
- the recR gene encoding recombination mediator RecR, whose amino-acid sequence MNTYPQTVNNLISEFGKMPGIGQKTAERLACYVLKQPVDDAMKLAYAIRDVKKYMKICTVCFNVSENSPCHICSNLRRDSSIICVVEQFADLLTIEKTGKYNGHYHILQGHISPLEGIDPDLLTIGRLLQRVKDGSVKEVILATNLNMEGDITAVYIHKQLQSFGVKVTRIARGLPTGSYLEYANTAIVADAVSDRNEMRN is encoded by the coding sequence TTGAATACTTATCCGCAAACAGTGAATAACCTTATTAGTGAGTTTGGGAAAATGCCAGGGATTGGGCAGAAGACCGCAGAACGGTTAGCCTGTTATGTTTTAAAACAGCCGGTTGACGATGCTATGAAGCTGGCGTATGCTATTCGCGATGTAAAGAAATATATGAAAATCTGTACTGTTTGCTTTAACGTCTCAGAAAATAGCCCATGCCATATTTGTAGTAATTTACGCAGGGATAGTTCAATTATTTGCGTTGTTGAACAGTTCGCAGATTTACTAACCATTGAAAAAACTGGCAAATATAATGGTCATTATCATATACTCCAGGGACATATTTCCCCCCTTGAGGGTATTGACCCCGACTTACTCACTATTGGCAGACTTTTGCAAAGAGTAAAAGACGGCAGCGTTAAAGAGGTGATACTTGCCACTAATTTGAATATGGAAGGGGATATAACCGCCGTATATATACATAAACAATTACAATCATTTGGCGTTAAAGTGACGAGGATTGCCCGCGGGTTGCCGACGGGCAGTTATCTTGAATATGCAAATACCGCTATTGTAGCCGATGCGGTCAGTGATAGGAATGAGATGAGGAACTAA
- a CDS encoding YbaB/EbfC family nucleoid-associated protein, which translates to MKGFGNMTEMMKQMQKQAQKMQKQMEDAQRDLKERVIEATSGGGMITVHMNGKQEILSIKIDPEVVDPEDVQMLEDLILSAVSQALKKSQELYQSEMGKFTGGLNIPGMQGMFGG; encoded by the coding sequence ATGAAGGGTTTTGGCAATATGACAGAAATGATGAAACAGATGCAGAAGCAGGCGCAAAAAATGCAAAAGCAGATGGAGGATGCACAGAGGGATTTGAAAGAACGTGTAATAGAGGCTACCTCCGGCGGCGGTATGATTACGGTACACATGAATGGGAAGCAGGAAATCCTTTCTATAAAAATTGACCCGGAAGTGGTAGACCCGGAAGATGTTCAGATGCTGGAAGATCTTATCCTTTCCGCCGTTTCCCAGGCGTTGAAAAAATCTCAGGAATTATATCAATCCGAGATGGGAAAATTTACCGGTGGGCTAAATATTCCAGGCATGCAAGGAATGTTTGGAGGATGA